Proteins encoded within one genomic window of Augochlora pura isolate Apur16 chromosome 11, APUR_v2.2.1, whole genome shotgun sequence:
- the LOC144476838 gene encoding proteasome adapter and scaffold protein ECM29 isoform X1 — MIFCSYLYLSIEQLLLERVVLQLGNAETDEQLQTAVCKFLPPVLLKLTSLQEGVRKKVMGLLIHITKRIKSRPLVQLPVEALLLQYQDPAASSFVINFTIIYIKLGYPRMEMERQAKLVPSVLNAIEGKPLSHQDSLLLIIMPVLGHINIQAAPDERAALLGLQDKPYVEKKLLDFMLDTLLLSYASIGVFQQTEEQEQQQQQQQQSQRVPYRLPGLSIYAFKRVIGEKPPTAEQIEQTKLGIVKFLAGGFFRDSDILVHLIVAAADTRFSVANLADSELKKIVNTLDWSSEKLATPLCTLFLGTTNPLKEIEPKMKRQPASTRIRLKLLHYLCRIKKVDYLILCIEVIFESLYGTDTNSKLRSLALQFTLNIVQHCSLALLTGVDGVILHGMMQLNSEFQESHKIMAYTIIGQLGRRIPSLVTRNSNMLEDLFDTLVSTEGDLRGAVRDALISITSSYKLSKEDESKITRINDLLCNALVQSPESNIRFVAMHYAANVFPSDDIPSRYLLLLSIGDTKDGISSEARKVLYGGRLNTISTYRYIDVDVIHSDAKETNQVVLPDFQKMVVYIYLEMLTKMPTTNDGRINVESKALPYSVAVFTEMINYLRICLARSANVNISNEQLQHPCENTPLIARYLENLYKSQLEILNNYLDMILLLSRASADQYSLQALLEVSGSIPQHLTQLYEKEAREKWLLGLLKSSKPDIRKLAAQIYGAIAAPLADSVFWDEIRELTKLMKDNDKKRKKNVEELHGIILAFTYMMERRLFSCKNSMNLFNVDLYTDIIKSICALLHDNSRLLVEVVIESIGILGKTYSLPLPDEGGGEPNKKKLVEELFSVAIDAKLNTKLGERTTITLGYLCLGEHFPHATDIVTKIITMVKETKDIEVHLTLGEVLVCCVQGPAHVEARNAWETLPSEYQVPLSNAGTELLIHTVDELLKIYREPHPNLRQAVCAWLLALMKYNIKEECIKQRFTPLHHAFVDFLSDDNNIVQDIAAKALSLIHVNSSKEEKEVLVSKILDQFVRGRTAVKQVTSDTKLFEEGQLEITPTSGGLSPYKEICSLAIELQKPDLVYYFMHLANRNAVWKSKKGAAFGFAAIAKMSSDELSKYLPSIIPRLYRYKFHPSHKIQLSMCNIWDVIAPSSSKAIERYHKEILNDIIDNLTHHEWRVRISCCDALAALLRENVRLNLAETAPELWEKLFRVMDDIHESTRLAATITIKSFSETFIRYCDSSDGKEREQTIQAALPVLLDTGLTSTLNSVKSVSLDTVLELLSKFGNLLKPSVWVHVIPFILTSFVEAENPNLSYLSARHGSSSEIQETIDSIRESAAKGHIFTDTLTKCVRYVNSETLKELVPEIVELIKTSVGFGTKVVIAHFVTLLSTYHKVELQPYAGKILSALLNGLSDRNSIVRKNYATAIGHIVGSVKESRLDKLFIKLNALYTEKDDSTNLSILQTLQAINEHNQDIIKKYSNIVIPLTFFAMHMEKTPGNENVVALWTDLWNEITPGTEPGIMQNLETITELLRTSLESEHWRLRKQAANAVHTLAEKLGHRLNPTVRNTLLKVLTDGLRGRTWDGKERVLNALATLSSNSKEALKEDQEMCAIIIDTLYRESKKESIEYRRHALQAFSTVLNELDIDKFREISDIFEEIMGTVRNKDDNESLLSEERTKRNEDILKLHETIYGALGKAWPTCKETQDKYCVEFVTRFGKVLPTQSTSVQVSMLSSLTLFVDKLALLKLNSAELSSTDKEMLQTICDKLNEILRYSLGISYTRIRNESLSIALSLGTKLRDTNNVKHLNETGVVIKEFLPQLTDDNESEVFARLMIIKLIFKQCELNEN, encoded by the exons atgattttctgCTCATACTTGTATTTGTCAATAGAGCAAT TGTTATTGGAACGAGTGGTCCTTCAATTGGGGAATGCGGAAACCGATGAGCAACTACAAACAGCAGTATGCAAGTTTCTACCTCCGGTTTTACTGAAGTTGACCAGCTTGCAAGAAGGAGTCAGGAAAAAAGTGATGGGACTATTGATCCATATAactaaaagaataaaaagcaGGCCTCTAGTGCAACTGCCGGTCGAGGCTCTGCTATTGCAATATCAAGATCCAGCTGCCAGTTCATTTGTCATT aattttaccattatatacataaaactAGGATATCCTAGGATGGAAATGGAAAGACAAGCAAAACTAGTTCCAAGTGTGTTGAACGCTATAGAAGGGAAGCCTTTGTCTCATCAAGATAG ctTGTTACTCATAATAATGCCTGTGTTGGGTCACATCAATATCCAGGCAGCACCAGATGAACGGGCAGCCCTTCTTGGCTTACAAGATAAACCTTATGTAGAAAAGAAATTGCTCGATTTTATGCTTGATACTCTATTGTTATCATATGC atccATAGGAGTTTTCCAACAAACAGAAGAACAagaacagcagcagcagcagcagcagcaatcACAACGGGTTCCATATAGACTACCTGGGTTAAGTATATATGCTTTTAAACGGGTGATCGGGGAAAAACCACCGACAGCTGAACAGATTGAACAAACGAAGCTTGGGATTGTTAAATTCTTGGCCGGAGGATTTTTCCGTGATTCAGATATCCTCGTACATTTGATAGTGGCTGCTGCAGACACTAGATTTAGTGTGGCTAACTTGGCAGATTCagaattgaagaaaattgtaaa TACATTGGATTGGTCCTCGGAGAAATTAGCTACTCCACTGTGCACATTATTTTTGGGTACCACTAATCCTCTGAAGGAAATTGAGCCAAAAATGAAGCGACAGCCTGCGAGTACCCgaattcgattgaaattgttacattatttgtGTCGTATTAAGAAAGTCGATTACCTAATACTGTGCATTGAG GTAATTTTTGAGTCTCTGTATGGAACAGATACAAATTCGAAGCTGAGGTCATTGGCACTGCAGTTTACGTTAAATATTGTCCAGCA CTGCAGCCTTGCGCTATTAACTGGCGTAGATGGTGTGATTCTACACGGAATGATGCAGTTAAACTCTGAATTCCAGGAGAGCCACAAAATAATGGCGTATACTATTATTGGCCAATTGGGACGGAGAATTCCGTCATTGGTTACCAGAAATTCGAATATGTTAGAGGATTTATTCGATACACTTGTATCT ACTGAAGGTGATTTACGGGGGGCTGTGCGAGACGCTTTAATCTCCATAACTTCGTCATATAAGCTTAGTAAAGAAGACGAGAGTAAAATAACTAGgataaatgatttattgtgCAATGCACTTGTCCAATCACCCGAGTCTAACATTAG ATTTGTAGCCATGCATTATGCTGCGAATGTATTTCCATCAGACGATATACCTTCTCGTTATCTTCTATTATTGTCAATTGGCGATACTAAAGACGGAATTAGTTCAGAAGCTAGAAAGGTTCTGTACGGCGGTCGTCTAAACACGATATCGACATACCGATATATCGATGTCGATGTTATTCATAGCGACGCGAAAGAAACCAATCAAGTTGTGCTGCCggattttcaaaaaatggtTGTCTACATATACTTGGAGATGCTGACTAAGATGCCTACTACTAACGATGGAAGGATCAACGTAGAAAGTAAAGCACTACCGTACAGTGTCGCTGTATTCACGGag ATGATCAACTATCTCCGGATTTGTTTAGCGAGAAGCGCTAACGTGAATATAAGCAACGAACAGTTGCAACATCCCTGTGAGAATACACCATTGATCGCACGTTACTTggagaatttatataaaagtcaACTTGAGATATTGAACAACTATCTTGATATGATTTTGCTTCTTAGTCGTGCTTCTGCag ATCAATATTCCCTGCAAGCTTTATTGGAAGTAAGCGGTTCTATTCCGCAACATCTAACACAACTATACGAGAAAGAGGCTCGAGAGAAGTGGCTTCTGGGATTGCTAAAGTCTTCGAAACCAGACATACGAAAGTTAGCTGCTCAAATTTACGGCGCGATCGCTGCTCCGTTGGCCGATTCTGTTTTCTGGGATGAAATACGGGAACTTACAAAATTGATGAAGGATAACGATAAAAAACGGAAGAAGAATGTCGAGGAACTGCACGGAATAATATTGGCTTTCACGTACATGATGGAAAGACGATTGTTCTCTTGTAAAAACTCCATGAACTTGTTTAACGTAGATCTGTAtactgatattataaaatctatat GCGCTCTTCTTCACGACAACTCACGCCTATTAGTGGAAGTTGTGATTGAAAGTATCGGTATCCTAGGGAAAACGTACAGCTTACCCTTACCTGACGAGGGCGGCGGTGAACCGAACAAGAAAAAATTAGTAGAAGAACTCTTTTCTGTAGCGATCGACGCTAAACTAAATACTAAG CTTGGAGAGAGGACTACCATTACCTTAGGATATTTATGTTTAGGAGAACATTTTCCACATGCTACGGACATAGtgactaaaattattactatggTCAAGGAG ACGAAAGATATCGAAGTGCATTTAACTTTGGGAGAAGTTCTGGTGTGCTGTGTACAGGGGCCGGCACACGTGGAAGCGCGGAACGCATGGGAGACACTGCCGAGCGAGTATCAAGTACCTCTTAGTAACGCTGGTACAGAACTTCTGATACATACGGTAGACGAGttgcttaaaatatatagagaacCGCATCCCAACTTGAGACAG GCGGTTTGTGCGTGGTTACTAGCGCttatgaaatacaatattaaggAAGAGTGCATTAAACAAAGGTTTACGCCGTTGCATCATGCGTTTGTAGATTTTCTTTCGGACGATAACA ATATAGTGCAGGATATCGCGGCGAAGGCACTCAGTTTGATACATGTGAACAGTTCGAAGGAGGAGAAAGAAGTGTtggtttcgaaaatattagaTCAATTTGTACGAGGTCGTACAGCTGTGAAACAAGTAACCTCCGATACAAAACTGTTCGAGGAGGGTCAACTGGAAATAACGCCCACAAG CGGGGGCTTGTCACCGTACAAAGAAATTTGTTCCCTAGCCATAGAACTGCAGAAGCCGGATTTAGTATATTACTTTATGCATCTGGCGAATCGCAACGCCGTGTGGAAATCTAAAAAGGGCGCTGCATTCGGGTTCGCAGCCATCGCTAAAATGAGCAGCGACGAGCTGAGCAAATATCTGCCGAGTATAATCCCGCGTTTGTACAGGTATAAGTTCCATCCGTCGCATAAAATTCAGTTGAGCATGTGCAATATCTGGGACGTTATCGCTCCTTCGTCGAGCAAGGCT ATCGAACGGTAtcataaagaaatattgaatgatataattgataatttaacaCACCACGAGTGGAGAGTGCGTATAAGTTGTTGCGATGCGCTTGCAGCTCTGTTAAGAGAGAATGTTCGCTTAAATCTCGCGGAAACCGCACCCGAGTTGTGGGAGAAACTGTTCCGAGTAATGGACGACATTCACGAGAGCACCAGATTGGCAGCTACGATCACGATCAAATCGTTTAGCGAA ACCTTTATTCGCTACTGCGACTCTTCCGATGGCAAAGAAAGAGAACAAACCATACAAGCGGCACTACCTGTACTGTTGGACACAGGGCTAACTAGTACTCTTAACAGCGTGAAATCGGTGTCTCTGGATACGGTGTTGGAATTGTTGTCTAAATTCGGCAATTTGCTCAAACCCTCTGTTTGGGTGCATGTAATCCCGTTTATTCTAACTTCGTTTGTGGAAGCGGAGAATCCGAATTTGTCGTACTTGAGCGCCAGACATGGATCGTCGTCGGAAATTCAGGAGACTATTGATAGTATTAGAGAAAGTGCCGCTAAAGGACACATCTTTACCGATACGTTGACAAAG tGTGTACGGTATGTTAACTCCGAGACGTTGAAAGAGTTAGTACCTGAAATAGTGGAACTAATCAAAACCAGCGTAGGATTCGGAACAAAAGTAGTTATTGCACATTTTGTAACTCTTCTAAGTACTTATCATAAGGTCGAACTGCAACCTTACGCCG GTAAAATTTTGTCTGCTTTGTTGAACGGCTTGTCCGATCGCAATTCGATTGTTCGGAAGAATTATGCGACCGCCATCGGTCACATAGTGGGATCGGTAAAAGAATCTAGACTAGACAAACTGTTCATAAAACTAAATGCATTATACACAGAGAAAG ACGACTCGACCAATCTATCGATTCTACAAACGCTGCAGGCTATAAATGAACATAATCAAGATAtcataaagaaatattcaaatatcgTTATACCACTTACCTTCTTCGCGATGCACATGGAAAAGACACCGG GGAATGAAAATGTGGTCGCATTATGGACTGACCTCTGGAACGAGATAACACCCGGAACAGAACCCGGAATTATGCAAAACCTGGAAACAATAACAGAACTTTTACGGACCTCACTAGAGTCAGAACATTGGAGGTTAAGAAAACAGGCCGCTAACGCAGTTCACACTTTGGCGGAGAAACTAGGACACCGCCTCAATCCTACTGTTCGGAACACTCTGCTGAAGGTGCTGACGGACGGTTTGCGTGGAAGAACTTGGGACGGAAAAGAGAGAGTGCTGAACGCTTTGGCTACATTGTCGAGCAACAGCAA AGAAGCCCTGAAAGAGGACCAGGAAATGTGTGCGATTATAATCGATACGTTGTACAGAGAAAGTAAAAAGGAATCTATAGAATACCGGCGCCATGCTCTGCAGGCATTCAGCACTGTTCTGAATGAGTTGGATATTGATAAGTTTCGGGAAATAAGcgatatttttgaagaaattatggGAACg GTGCGAAATAAAGATGACAACGAAAGCTTGCTCTCTGAGGAGAGAACGAAGAGAAACGAAGACATCCTGAAGTTACATGAAACAATCTATGGGGCTCTTGGAAAAGCATGGCCGACTTGCAAAGAAACCCAAG ACAAATACTGTGTGGAATTCGTAACTCGTTTTGGAAAAGTATTACCTACACAGTCGACATCTGTACAGGTGTCGATGTTGTCATCGCTCACCTTATTCGTGGATAAGCTAGCTTTGCTCAAGTTGAACAGCGCGGAATTGTCAAGTACGGATAAAGAAATGCTGCAGACGATCTGCGATAAGTTGAATGAAATACTAAGATACAGTCTAG GTATTTCGTACACCAGAATTAGGAACGAATCTTTGAGCATAGCTTTATCGCTTGGCACGAAGTTGCGCGACACTAACAATGTTAAACACTTAAATGAAACGGGTGTAGTAATCAAAGAATTTCTGCCCCAATTAACGGATGATAACGAGTCAGAGGTCTTCGCCCGGCTTATGATTAtcaaactaatatttaaacagtgcgaattaaatgaaaattga
- the LOC144476838 gene encoding proteasome adapter and scaffold protein ECM29 isoform X2: MAAATDELMLLERVVLQLGNAETDEQLQTAVCKFLPPVLLKLTSLQEGVRKKVMGLLIHITKRIKSRPLVQLPVEALLLQYQDPAASSFVINFTIIYIKLGYPRMEMERQAKLVPSVLNAIEGKPLSHQDSLLLIIMPVLGHINIQAAPDERAALLGLQDKPYVEKKLLDFMLDTLLLSYASIGVFQQTEEQEQQQQQQQQSQRVPYRLPGLSIYAFKRVIGEKPPTAEQIEQTKLGIVKFLAGGFFRDSDILVHLIVAAADTRFSVANLADSELKKIVNTLDWSSEKLATPLCTLFLGTTNPLKEIEPKMKRQPASTRIRLKLLHYLCRIKKVDYLILCIEVIFESLYGTDTNSKLRSLALQFTLNIVQHCSLALLTGVDGVILHGMMQLNSEFQESHKIMAYTIIGQLGRRIPSLVTRNSNMLEDLFDTLVSTEGDLRGAVRDALISITSSYKLSKEDESKITRINDLLCNALVQSPESNIRFVAMHYAANVFPSDDIPSRYLLLLSIGDTKDGISSEARKVLYGGRLNTISTYRYIDVDVIHSDAKETNQVVLPDFQKMVVYIYLEMLTKMPTTNDGRINVESKALPYSVAVFTEMINYLRICLARSANVNISNEQLQHPCENTPLIARYLENLYKSQLEILNNYLDMILLLSRASADQYSLQALLEVSGSIPQHLTQLYEKEAREKWLLGLLKSSKPDIRKLAAQIYGAIAAPLADSVFWDEIRELTKLMKDNDKKRKKNVEELHGIILAFTYMMERRLFSCKNSMNLFNVDLYTDIIKSICALLHDNSRLLVEVVIESIGILGKTYSLPLPDEGGGEPNKKKLVEELFSVAIDAKLNTKLGERTTITLGYLCLGEHFPHATDIVTKIITMVKETKDIEVHLTLGEVLVCCVQGPAHVEARNAWETLPSEYQVPLSNAGTELLIHTVDELLKIYREPHPNLRQAVCAWLLALMKYNIKEECIKQRFTPLHHAFVDFLSDDNNIVQDIAAKALSLIHVNSSKEEKEVLVSKILDQFVRGRTAVKQVTSDTKLFEEGQLEITPTSGGLSPYKEICSLAIELQKPDLVYYFMHLANRNAVWKSKKGAAFGFAAIAKMSSDELSKYLPSIIPRLYRYKFHPSHKIQLSMCNIWDVIAPSSSKAIERYHKEILNDIIDNLTHHEWRVRISCCDALAALLRENVRLNLAETAPELWEKLFRVMDDIHESTRLAATITIKSFSETFIRYCDSSDGKEREQTIQAALPVLLDTGLTSTLNSVKSVSLDTVLELLSKFGNLLKPSVWVHVIPFILTSFVEAENPNLSYLSARHGSSSEIQETIDSIRESAAKGHIFTDTLTKCVRYVNSETLKELVPEIVELIKTSVGFGTKVVIAHFVTLLSTYHKVELQPYAGKILSALLNGLSDRNSIVRKNYATAIGHIVGSVKESRLDKLFIKLNALYTEKDDSTNLSILQTLQAINEHNQDIIKKYSNIVIPLTFFAMHMEKTPGNENVVALWTDLWNEITPGTEPGIMQNLETITELLRTSLESEHWRLRKQAANAVHTLAEKLGHRLNPTVRNTLLKVLTDGLRGRTWDGKERVLNALATLSSNSKEALKEDQEMCAIIIDTLYRESKKESIEYRRHALQAFSTVLNELDIDKFREISDIFEEIMGTVRNKDDNESLLSEERTKRNEDILKLHETIYGALGKAWPTCKETQDKYCVEFVTRFGKVLPTQSTSVQVSMLSSLTLFVDKLALLKLNSAELSSTDKEMLQTICDKLNEILRYSLGISYTRIRNESLSIALSLGTKLRDTNNVKHLNETGVVIKEFLPQLTDDNESEVFARLMIIKLIFKQCELNEN; this comes from the exons ATGGCAGCCGCTACGGATGAGCTTA TGTTATTGGAACGAGTGGTCCTTCAATTGGGGAATGCGGAAACCGATGAGCAACTACAAACAGCAGTATGCAAGTTTCTACCTCCGGTTTTACTGAAGTTGACCAGCTTGCAAGAAGGAGTCAGGAAAAAAGTGATGGGACTATTGATCCATATAactaaaagaataaaaagcaGGCCTCTAGTGCAACTGCCGGTCGAGGCTCTGCTATTGCAATATCAAGATCCAGCTGCCAGTTCATTTGTCATT aattttaccattatatacataaaactAGGATATCCTAGGATGGAAATGGAAAGACAAGCAAAACTAGTTCCAAGTGTGTTGAACGCTATAGAAGGGAAGCCTTTGTCTCATCAAGATAG ctTGTTACTCATAATAATGCCTGTGTTGGGTCACATCAATATCCAGGCAGCACCAGATGAACGGGCAGCCCTTCTTGGCTTACAAGATAAACCTTATGTAGAAAAGAAATTGCTCGATTTTATGCTTGATACTCTATTGTTATCATATGC atccATAGGAGTTTTCCAACAAACAGAAGAACAagaacagcagcagcagcagcagcagcaatcACAACGGGTTCCATATAGACTACCTGGGTTAAGTATATATGCTTTTAAACGGGTGATCGGGGAAAAACCACCGACAGCTGAACAGATTGAACAAACGAAGCTTGGGATTGTTAAATTCTTGGCCGGAGGATTTTTCCGTGATTCAGATATCCTCGTACATTTGATAGTGGCTGCTGCAGACACTAGATTTAGTGTGGCTAACTTGGCAGATTCagaattgaagaaaattgtaaa TACATTGGATTGGTCCTCGGAGAAATTAGCTACTCCACTGTGCACATTATTTTTGGGTACCACTAATCCTCTGAAGGAAATTGAGCCAAAAATGAAGCGACAGCCTGCGAGTACCCgaattcgattgaaattgttacattatttgtGTCGTATTAAGAAAGTCGATTACCTAATACTGTGCATTGAG GTAATTTTTGAGTCTCTGTATGGAACAGATACAAATTCGAAGCTGAGGTCATTGGCACTGCAGTTTACGTTAAATATTGTCCAGCA CTGCAGCCTTGCGCTATTAACTGGCGTAGATGGTGTGATTCTACACGGAATGATGCAGTTAAACTCTGAATTCCAGGAGAGCCACAAAATAATGGCGTATACTATTATTGGCCAATTGGGACGGAGAATTCCGTCATTGGTTACCAGAAATTCGAATATGTTAGAGGATTTATTCGATACACTTGTATCT ACTGAAGGTGATTTACGGGGGGCTGTGCGAGACGCTTTAATCTCCATAACTTCGTCATATAAGCTTAGTAAAGAAGACGAGAGTAAAATAACTAGgataaatgatttattgtgCAATGCACTTGTCCAATCACCCGAGTCTAACATTAG ATTTGTAGCCATGCATTATGCTGCGAATGTATTTCCATCAGACGATATACCTTCTCGTTATCTTCTATTATTGTCAATTGGCGATACTAAAGACGGAATTAGTTCAGAAGCTAGAAAGGTTCTGTACGGCGGTCGTCTAAACACGATATCGACATACCGATATATCGATGTCGATGTTATTCATAGCGACGCGAAAGAAACCAATCAAGTTGTGCTGCCggattttcaaaaaatggtTGTCTACATATACTTGGAGATGCTGACTAAGATGCCTACTACTAACGATGGAAGGATCAACGTAGAAAGTAAAGCACTACCGTACAGTGTCGCTGTATTCACGGag ATGATCAACTATCTCCGGATTTGTTTAGCGAGAAGCGCTAACGTGAATATAAGCAACGAACAGTTGCAACATCCCTGTGAGAATACACCATTGATCGCACGTTACTTggagaatttatataaaagtcaACTTGAGATATTGAACAACTATCTTGATATGATTTTGCTTCTTAGTCGTGCTTCTGCag ATCAATATTCCCTGCAAGCTTTATTGGAAGTAAGCGGTTCTATTCCGCAACATCTAACACAACTATACGAGAAAGAGGCTCGAGAGAAGTGGCTTCTGGGATTGCTAAAGTCTTCGAAACCAGACATACGAAAGTTAGCTGCTCAAATTTACGGCGCGATCGCTGCTCCGTTGGCCGATTCTGTTTTCTGGGATGAAATACGGGAACTTACAAAATTGATGAAGGATAACGATAAAAAACGGAAGAAGAATGTCGAGGAACTGCACGGAATAATATTGGCTTTCACGTACATGATGGAAAGACGATTGTTCTCTTGTAAAAACTCCATGAACTTGTTTAACGTAGATCTGTAtactgatattataaaatctatat GCGCTCTTCTTCACGACAACTCACGCCTATTAGTGGAAGTTGTGATTGAAAGTATCGGTATCCTAGGGAAAACGTACAGCTTACCCTTACCTGACGAGGGCGGCGGTGAACCGAACAAGAAAAAATTAGTAGAAGAACTCTTTTCTGTAGCGATCGACGCTAAACTAAATACTAAG CTTGGAGAGAGGACTACCATTACCTTAGGATATTTATGTTTAGGAGAACATTTTCCACATGCTACGGACATAGtgactaaaattattactatggTCAAGGAG ACGAAAGATATCGAAGTGCATTTAACTTTGGGAGAAGTTCTGGTGTGCTGTGTACAGGGGCCGGCACACGTGGAAGCGCGGAACGCATGGGAGACACTGCCGAGCGAGTATCAAGTACCTCTTAGTAACGCTGGTACAGAACTTCTGATACATACGGTAGACGAGttgcttaaaatatatagagaacCGCATCCCAACTTGAGACAG GCGGTTTGTGCGTGGTTACTAGCGCttatgaaatacaatattaaggAAGAGTGCATTAAACAAAGGTTTACGCCGTTGCATCATGCGTTTGTAGATTTTCTTTCGGACGATAACA ATATAGTGCAGGATATCGCGGCGAAGGCACTCAGTTTGATACATGTGAACAGTTCGAAGGAGGAGAAAGAAGTGTtggtttcgaaaatattagaTCAATTTGTACGAGGTCGTACAGCTGTGAAACAAGTAACCTCCGATACAAAACTGTTCGAGGAGGGTCAACTGGAAATAACGCCCACAAG CGGGGGCTTGTCACCGTACAAAGAAATTTGTTCCCTAGCCATAGAACTGCAGAAGCCGGATTTAGTATATTACTTTATGCATCTGGCGAATCGCAACGCCGTGTGGAAATCTAAAAAGGGCGCTGCATTCGGGTTCGCAGCCATCGCTAAAATGAGCAGCGACGAGCTGAGCAAATATCTGCCGAGTATAATCCCGCGTTTGTACAGGTATAAGTTCCATCCGTCGCATAAAATTCAGTTGAGCATGTGCAATATCTGGGACGTTATCGCTCCTTCGTCGAGCAAGGCT ATCGAACGGTAtcataaagaaatattgaatgatataattgataatttaacaCACCACGAGTGGAGAGTGCGTATAAGTTGTTGCGATGCGCTTGCAGCTCTGTTAAGAGAGAATGTTCGCTTAAATCTCGCGGAAACCGCACCCGAGTTGTGGGAGAAACTGTTCCGAGTAATGGACGACATTCACGAGAGCACCAGATTGGCAGCTACGATCACGATCAAATCGTTTAGCGAA ACCTTTATTCGCTACTGCGACTCTTCCGATGGCAAAGAAAGAGAACAAACCATACAAGCGGCACTACCTGTACTGTTGGACACAGGGCTAACTAGTACTCTTAACAGCGTGAAATCGGTGTCTCTGGATACGGTGTTGGAATTGTTGTCTAAATTCGGCAATTTGCTCAAACCCTCTGTTTGGGTGCATGTAATCCCGTTTATTCTAACTTCGTTTGTGGAAGCGGAGAATCCGAATTTGTCGTACTTGAGCGCCAGACATGGATCGTCGTCGGAAATTCAGGAGACTATTGATAGTATTAGAGAAAGTGCCGCTAAAGGACACATCTTTACCGATACGTTGACAAAG tGTGTACGGTATGTTAACTCCGAGACGTTGAAAGAGTTAGTACCTGAAATAGTGGAACTAATCAAAACCAGCGTAGGATTCGGAACAAAAGTAGTTATTGCACATTTTGTAACTCTTCTAAGTACTTATCATAAGGTCGAACTGCAACCTTACGCCG GTAAAATTTTGTCTGCTTTGTTGAACGGCTTGTCCGATCGCAATTCGATTGTTCGGAAGAATTATGCGACCGCCATCGGTCACATAGTGGGATCGGTAAAAGAATCTAGACTAGACAAACTGTTCATAAAACTAAATGCATTATACACAGAGAAAG ACGACTCGACCAATCTATCGATTCTACAAACGCTGCAGGCTATAAATGAACATAATCAAGATAtcataaagaaatattcaaatatcgTTATACCACTTACCTTCTTCGCGATGCACATGGAAAAGACACCGG GGAATGAAAATGTGGTCGCATTATGGACTGACCTCTGGAACGAGATAACACCCGGAACAGAACCCGGAATTATGCAAAACCTGGAAACAATAACAGAACTTTTACGGACCTCACTAGAGTCAGAACATTGGAGGTTAAGAAAACAGGCCGCTAACGCAGTTCACACTTTGGCGGAGAAACTAGGACACCGCCTCAATCCTACTGTTCGGAACACTCTGCTGAAGGTGCTGACGGACGGTTTGCGTGGAAGAACTTGGGACGGAAAAGAGAGAGTGCTGAACGCTTTGGCTACATTGTCGAGCAACAGCAA AGAAGCCCTGAAAGAGGACCAGGAAATGTGTGCGATTATAATCGATACGTTGTACAGAGAAAGTAAAAAGGAATCTATAGAATACCGGCGCCATGCTCTGCAGGCATTCAGCACTGTTCTGAATGAGTTGGATATTGATAAGTTTCGGGAAATAAGcgatatttttgaagaaattatggGAACg GTGCGAAATAAAGATGACAACGAAAGCTTGCTCTCTGAGGAGAGAACGAAGAGAAACGAAGACATCCTGAAGTTACATGAAACAATCTATGGGGCTCTTGGAAAAGCATGGCCGACTTGCAAAGAAACCCAAG ACAAATACTGTGTGGAATTCGTAACTCGTTTTGGAAAAGTATTACCTACACAGTCGACATCTGTACAGGTGTCGATGTTGTCATCGCTCACCTTATTCGTGGATAAGCTAGCTTTGCTCAAGTTGAACAGCGCGGAATTGTCAAGTACGGATAAAGAAATGCTGCAGACGATCTGCGATAAGTTGAATGAAATACTAAGATACAGTCTAG GTATTTCGTACACCAGAATTAGGAACGAATCTTTGAGCATAGCTTTATCGCTTGGCACGAAGTTGCGCGACACTAACAATGTTAAACACTTAAATGAAACGGGTGTAGTAATCAAAGAATTTCTGCCCCAATTAACGGATGATAACGAGTCAGAGGTCTTCGCCCGGCTTATGATTAtcaaactaatatttaaacagtgcgaattaaatgaaaattga